From one Phycodurus eques isolate BA_2022a chromosome 19, UOR_Pequ_1.1, whole genome shotgun sequence genomic stretch:
- the LOC133417834 gene encoding uncharacterized protein LOC133417834 isoform X3 gives MNTGVQLPVSALRLLVSPIQLVSAAIWQTIEQRVVADYGMLEDFVSMVTELVPELLTNSQRTQLILGLRAQQILELCQLEEKANFNVMEQHLDRMNILVKTSSANGHDDPCSTFVDFVKHLLNNPAERKNFFLNVFPKEFGPSYNKTLQCLMELFLSRLQAFLPGKTFQQVASTCGEVSSVLGDCLKSICSCDELRTLLQYHKNHSQLGHSGKSFSII, from the exons atgaatacag GTGTGCAACTTCCTGTCTCTGCTTTGCGCCTCCTGGTGTCACCAATTCAACTCGTATCTGCAGCAATCTGGCAGACCATAGAGCAACGAGTTGTGGCTGATTATGGGATGCTCGAGGATTTTGTTTCCATGGTTACAGAGCTTGTTCCAGAGCTGCTTACAAACAGTCAGCGGACGCAACTCATCCTGGGCCTCAGAGCACAG caaatccTGGAGTTATGTCAGTTGGAAGAAAAGGCTAATTTCAATGTTATGGAGCAACACCTGGACAGGATGAACATCCTTGTCAAG ACCTCTTCTGCAAATGGCCATGATGATCCATGCTCAACTTTTGTGGATTTTGTGAAACACTTGCTCAACAATCCTGCTGAGAGgaaaaacttttttctt AATGTTTTTCCCAAGGAGTTTGGCCCATCATATAACAAGACTCTTCAGTGCCTAATGGAGCTCTTTCTGTCTAGACTTCAGGCATTTCTTCCTGGGAAAACCTTCCAACAG gtTGCCTCCACTTGTGGTGAGGTGTCCTCTGTTCTGGGAGACTGCTTGAAGTCCATATGTAGCTGTGATGAGCTTAGAACTCTGCTTCAGTATCACAAGAACCACAGCCAACTAGGACACAGTGGGAAGtctttttcaattatttaa
- the anln2 gene encoding LOW QUALITY PROTEIN: anillin, actin binding protein 2 (The sequence of the model RefSeq protein was modified relative to this genomic sequence to represent the inferred CDS: deleted 1 base in 1 codon) has translation MAEGCMPGTGDDSSSTDKVLKDNILSETAFNQRMDRLKEPFCQSSPDTYSSPAKPRVRALSNVVSGIQQKLQGDATPSSQQFSRIRQEREQELNQLPFQPISENAWLKRSSSDPLLFQGRTPGLSSPSSGVPRAKRVVQWPPMQQWHVDDNGRMNNGSYIEADTSGARNGSLTDVEVSSLDETNTAEIIDQMFEEVLEYAERKDKKQCNEEDTGDQDSGISNCCGEKERVESEKSREYLDDKDKECEKFESNGDELLTFPPDGILSPLSKFVEAVVTPLKRKRQASDMDACPESLVLTPKETPRFPVETAPLYSIDAYRTQRQSKVLATPCVTPGIQRGVPENPQPQSSTNIKEKILGLNEEAAKLQTVIKQTLQALSCCTDVEHGRGSLEEAEAEKLLLVSCEKCSALQAEVVRLREEKSSDSKGEETDRQQPCRGTVSITNIQLPLKLEYVCSSHNSSGRPSYYFFILIRYGPCNIVSTPLATAADAQNGDTISFSTSVTLEDIRSTFEIDVEAYSLSQTSGTNSGIDHSITRSRVCDIFYYYYACLYFLKHFLHALHLQVTPKKLLNTLTHRTSNNLASPAFPTLGTRRSSNFCLVGSHKITLASLGHNKFLLDKMKLEGKIRRLLGDEFQEKVPFLSPLEGHIYLQLDSESHSCVQNQGFLTMFEVISGYGAWHRRYFILDGCTMLYWNHPNDKESKEAEGVISLSSSPNQCVRPVNRDSCARPYTFELVSNILQQDDNNGAFAKCWFSADTKQEKLNWIEKLSQALLDFHTWNRSSEIHTEMQQSNNSSGNLRESIL, from the exons ATGGCTGAGGGGTGCATGCCAGGTACAGGTGATGACAGCTCTTCAACGGATAAGGTGTTGAAAGATAATATTCTCA GTGAGACGGCATTTAATCAACGTATGGATCGTTTAAAAGAGCCATTCTGTCAGTCGAGTCCAGACACCTATTCTAGCCCAGCAAAGCCGCGTGTGCGAGCCCTTTCCAACGTTGTGTCTGGCATTCAGCAGAAACTGCAAGGTGACGCGACACCGAGCTCTCAGCAGTTTTCTCGCATTCGTCAG GAGCGGGAACAGGAGTTGAACCAGTTGCCCTTCCAACCAATTAGTGAAAATGCCTGGCTAAAGAGGAGCAGCTCTGATCCTTTATTATTTCAG GGAAGGACCCCTGGCCTCTCATCCCCTTCTTCTGGTGTTCCAAGAGCCAAAAGAGTGGTGCAGTGGCCTCCCATGCAGCAGTGGCAT GTCGATGACAACGGACGGATGAACAATGGCAGCTACATTGAAGCTGATACATCAGGAGCACGGAATGGATCGTTAACAG ATGTTGAGGTAAGCTCTCTTGATGAGACCAACACTGCTGAAATAATTGACCAGATGTTTGAAGAAGTGCTGGAGTATGCCGAAAGAAAGGACAAAAAGCAATGCAATGAAGAGGACACAGGGGACCAGGATAGTGGCATCAGCAATTGCTGTGGCGAGAAAGAAAGAGTGGAGAGTGAGAAAAGTAGAGAATATTTGGATGACAAAGACAAAGAGTGTGAGAAGTTTGAAAGCAATGGGGATGAACTATTGACTTTCCCTCCTGATGGTATCCTCTCTCCACTCAGCAAGTTTGTAGAGGCTGTGGTAACCCCACTG AAACGAAAGAGACAAGCAAGTGACATGGATGCTTGTCCTGAATCTCTGGTCCTGACCCCAAAAGAGACCCCTCGCTTTCCTGTTGAAACTGCTCCACTCTACAG TATTGATGCCTACCGCACACAAAGGCAGAGTAAGGTGCTGGCCACTCCGTGTGTCACCCCTGGCATTCAGAGAGGAGTACCTGAAAACCCCCAGCCTCAATCA TCTACCAACATCAAGGAGAAAATATTG GGGCTAAATGAAGAAGCAGCCAAGCTGCAGACTGTCATCAAACAAACCTTGCAGGCATTAAGTTGCTGTACTGATGTAGAGCATGGACGTGGTTCACTTGAGGAGGCTGAGGCTGAAAAGCTGCTACTTGTGTCCT gtGAGAAGTGCTCAGCATTGCAAGCAGAGGTGGTCAGGCTAAGGGAGGAGAAGAGTTCAGATTCTAAAGGCGAGGAGACTGATAGGCAGCAGCCCTGCAGAGGAACTGTTAGCATCACAAATATACAACTGCCTCTCAAGTTGGAATACGTTTGTTCCTCGCACAACAGCTCAg GTCGGCCAAGTTACTATTTCTTCATCCTGATCCGTTACGGTCCCTGTAACATCGTTTCTACGCCACTGGCGACAGCAGCAGATGCTCAGAATGGAGACACCATTTCTTTCTCCACTTCTGTAACCCT GGAGGATATTCGCTCAACCTTTGAGATTGATGTTGAAGCTTACAGCCTG TCTCAAACTTCAGGGACTAACAGTGGTATCGACCATTCCATCACCAGGTCAAGGGtctgtgacattttttattattattatgcctgCTTATATTTCTTAAAACATTTCCTACATGCTCTACATTTGCAGGTAACTCCAAAAAAGCTTCTGAATACCCTAACA CACCGAACCAGCAACAATCTCGCAT CCCCTGCTTTTCCAACCCTAGGCACTCGTCGCTCTAGTAACTTTTGTCTGGTGGGGTCCCACAAGATCACATTGGCCTCTCTGGGACACAACAAGTTCCTGTTAGATAAG ATGAAACTCGAAGGCAAAATTAGGAGGCTCCTTGGAGATGAATTTCAGGAAAAG GTGCCGTTTCTTTCTCCTCTAGAGGGCCACATCTACCTGCAACTGGACAGCGAGAGTCACTCCTGTGTGCAAAACCAAGGTTTTCTG ACAATGTTTGAAGTTATCAGCGGATATGGGGCGTGGCATCGTCGATATTTTATTCTGGATGGGTGTACCATGCTCTACTGGAATCATCCCAATGACAAAGAATCCAAG GAAGCAGAGGGTGTCATCTCCCTGTCCAGCTCCCCCAATCAGTGTGTCAGACCGGTCAACAGGGACTCGTGTGCTCGACCTTACACCTTTGAGCTGGTGAGCAACATCCTACAGCAAGATGACAACAATGGAGCCTTTGCTAA GTGTTGGTTTTCAGCTGACACCAAACAGGAGAAGTTGAACTGGATAGAGAAACTCAGTCAAGCCCTTTTGGACTTCCATACATGGAACCGATCATCAGAAATCCATACAGAAATGCAGCAGTCCAACAACTCAAGTGGGAACTTGAGGGAGAGCATTCTATAA
- the LOC133417834 gene encoding zinc finger protein OZF-like isoform X2 encodes MKLMKRCVQGKPLAGSLQFRPVRLNRGLKRKMILVEEKKGLDGKEDLPIHKAVSSQIKASVMRPSDYSDNEDNGSEYSSWSFYSDEDSQSNQSSWSDYSGDDVTPVISSPDFLNEVTNEDKSSAATSTKRIASQNKVPQKKSCQVKCFICNEQVSINLKTHIRTHFPDGQYTCLQCNTRFKLFSSLKTHLVRKCYDYAQHPVDLRPGHDLYKCDRCEKAFRYNQSLEAHKRTHNELYCSVCRKVLKDATTLERHKASHTGFQCTRCEESFTLFKPLRRHYQHFHKISKPFKCNNCPKTFSRLEYLIRHEWRDTGHLPFQCNVCALRFRGDYDLMSHQRVHTKEKPYLCGECGKTFSQKPNLLRHQRFLHSESKNEKKYFCTECETSFKEKGALIQHQRRKHLKELIRHLCPDCGKTLSASNIARHRLIHTGERPLKCTALDCNKSFLSATERKKHILMHHSTERPFKCDTCGKGFVTIGLLNEHSKNHSGKKLFVCDICIKAFPKRYSMIRHKKLVHTSTS; translated from the exons ATGAAGCTCATGAAACG CTGTGTTCAAGGGAAACCACTTGCGGGGTCATTGCAGTTTCGACCTGTGCGTCTGAACCGAGGACTAAAGAGGAAAATGATTTTGGTGGAAGAGAAAAAAGGACTTGATGGTAAAGAGGATCTCCCTATTCACAAAGCTGTTTCCAGTCAAATAAAAGCATCTGTGATGAGACCTTCCGATTACTCTGACAATGAGGACAATGGAAGCGAATATTCCTCCTGGTCTTTCTATTCAGATGAGGACTCTCAGAGTAATCAAAGTTCATGGTCTGACTACTCTGGTGACGATGTGACTCCTGTCATTTCATCTCCCGACTTCTTAAATGAGGTCACAAATGAAGACAAATCTTCAGCAGCTACCAGCACAAAGCGAATCGCCAGCCAAAACAAAGTTCCTCAAAAAAAGTCTTGTCAAGTCAAGTGCTTCATCTGCAATGAGCAAGTGAGCATCAATCTGAAAACTCACATAAGAACTCACTTCCCAGACGGTCAGTATACCTGCCTACAATGCAATACCAGGTTTAAACTATTCTCATCCCTGAAGACGCATTTAGTAAGAAAATGTTACGACTATGCTCAGCACCCGGTAGATCTTAGGCCGGGCCATGATCTTTATAAATGTGACCGTTGCGAGAAGGCCTTCAGGTACAACCAGTCACTGGAAGCCCACAAACGGACCCACAACGAACTCTACTGCAGCGTGTGCAGGAAAGTCTTAAAAGATGCAACTACATTAGAAAGGCATAAGGCCTCCCACACTGGGTTTCAGTGTACTCGATGTGAAGAGTCCTTCACTCTTTTTAAGCCCTTGCGCAGACATTATCAACATTTCCACAAAATTAGCAAACCCTTTAAATGTAATAACTGCCCCAAAACATTCTCCAGGCTTGAGTATTTAATCAGACACGAATGGAGGGACACTGGTCATCTGCCATTCCAGTGCAATGTTTGTGCTTTAAGATTTAGAGGTGACTACGATCTTATGTCGCATCAAAGGGTTCACACAAAGGAAAAACCCTATCTCTGTGGAGAGTGTGGGAAAACCTTCTCCCAGAAGCCCAATCTGCTGCGGCACCAGCGTTTCCTCCACAGTGAGTCAAAAAACGAAAAGAAATACTTCTGCACTGAGTGTGAGACATCCTTTAAAGAGAAAGGAGCTCTGATACAGCACCAGAGGCGGAAACACCTCAAGGAACTGATACGCCACCTGTGCCCGGACTGCGGGAAGACGCTCTCAGCATCAAACATCGCAAGACATAGGTTGATCCACACAGGAGAGAGACCTTTAAAATGCACAGCTCTTGATTGTAACAAGTCTTTCTTGTCAGCTACTGAGAGGAAGAAGCACATTCTCATGCACCACTCCACTGAACGACCGTTCAAATGTGATACATGCGGAAAGGGCTTTGTCACAATTGGGTTACTTAATGAGCATTCTAAGAATCATTCAGGCAAGAAGCTGTTTGTATGCGACATCTGCATCAAGGCTTTCCCAAAACGCTACAGCATGATTAGGCACAAGAAGCTTGTGCATACGTCTACAagttaa
- the kdelr2b gene encoding ER lumen protein-retaining receptor 2b gives MNIFRLTGDLSHLAAIIILLLKIWKTRSCAGISGKSQVLFALVFTTRYLDLLTSFISLYNTTMKIVYIGCAYATVYLIYLKFKATYDGNHDTFRVEFLVVPVGGLAFLVNHDFSPLEILWTFSIYLESVAILPQLFMISKTGEAETITTHYLFFLGLYRALYLMNWIWRFYFEGFFDMIAIVAGVVQTILYCDFFYLYVTKVLKGKKLSLPA, from the exons ATGAATATCTTCAGGCTCACCGGCGACCTGTCCCACCTAGCAGCCATCATCATTCTGCTGCTCAAAATATGGAAAACCCGGTCTTGTGCCG GAATTTCCGGAAAGAGTCAGGTCCTGTTTGCGTTGGTGTTCACCACTCGCTACTTGGACCTGCTCACATCCTTCATCTCCCTCTACAACACAACCATGAAG ATCGTCTACATCGGATGTGCATATGCCACCGTGTACCTGATCTACCTGAAGTTCAAAGCGACTTATGATGGAAACCATGATACGTTCCGAGTGGAGTTTCTCGTCGTCCCTGTCGGTGGCCTTGCATTTCTGGTTAATCATGACTTCTCTCCCTTGGAG ATCCTGTGGACTTTCTCTATCTACTTGGAGTCTGTGGCCATCTTGCCACAGCTCTTCATGATCAGCAAGACGGGAGAGGCCGAGACCATCACCACCCACTACTTGTTCTTTTTGGGACTCTACAGAGCTCTGTACCTTATGAACTGGATATGGCGGTTCTACTTTGAGGGATTCTTCGACATGATTGCCATCGTTGCAGGGGTGGTGCAAACCATCCTCTACTGCGACTTTTTCTACTTGTATGTAACGAAAG TTCTCAAAGGAAAGAAGCTCAGTTTGCCTGCCTAA
- the LOC133417834 gene encoding zinc finger protein 454-like isoform X1: MSALKCAAVKDHCLQETYACKSSRHRESKTTKRDQLRIEIDEAHETVECDSDEITNSKENVKSQINDVSCPQMDSCVQGKPLAGSLQFRPVRLNRGLKRKMILVEEKKGLDGKEDLPIHKAVSSQIKASVMRPSDYSDNEDNGSEYSSWSFYSDEDSQSNQSSWSDYSGDDVTPVISSPDFLNEVTNEDKSSAATSTKRIASQNKVPQKKSCQVKCFICNEQVSINLKTHIRTHFPDGQYTCLQCNTRFKLFSSLKTHLVRKCYDYAQHPVDLRPGHDLYKCDRCEKAFRYNQSLEAHKRTHNELYCSVCRKVLKDATTLERHKASHTGFQCTRCEESFTLFKPLRRHYQHFHKISKPFKCNNCPKTFSRLEYLIRHEWRDTGHLPFQCNVCALRFRGDYDLMSHQRVHTKEKPYLCGECGKTFSQKPNLLRHQRFLHSESKNEKKYFCTECETSFKEKGALIQHQRRKHLKELIRHLCPDCGKTLSASNIARHRLIHTGERPLKCTALDCNKSFLSATERKKHILMHHSTERPFKCDTCGKGFVTIGLLNEHSKNHSGKKLFVCDICIKAFPKRYSMIRHKKLVHTSTS; the protein is encoded by the coding sequence ATGTCTGCTCTCAAGTGTGCTGCAGTAAAAGATCATTGCTTGCAGGAGACCTATGCTTGCAAATCTTCTCGACATAGAGAATCTAAAACAACCAAAAGGGATCAGCTCAGGATAGAGATTGATGAAGCTCATGAAACGGTAGAATGTGATTCAGACGAAATCACCAAcagtaaagaaaatgtcaaaagtcaaattaATGATGTCTCTTGTCCTCAAATGGATAGCTGTGTTCAAGGGAAACCACTTGCGGGGTCATTGCAGTTTCGACCTGTGCGTCTGAACCGAGGACTAAAGAGGAAAATGATTTTGGTGGAAGAGAAAAAAGGACTTGATGGTAAAGAGGATCTCCCTATTCACAAAGCTGTTTCCAGTCAAATAAAAGCATCTGTGATGAGACCTTCCGATTACTCTGACAATGAGGACAATGGAAGCGAATATTCCTCCTGGTCTTTCTATTCAGATGAGGACTCTCAGAGTAATCAAAGTTCATGGTCTGACTACTCTGGTGACGATGTGACTCCTGTCATTTCATCTCCCGACTTCTTAAATGAGGTCACAAATGAAGACAAATCTTCAGCAGCTACCAGCACAAAGCGAATCGCCAGCCAAAACAAAGTTCCTCAAAAAAAGTCTTGTCAAGTCAAGTGCTTCATCTGCAATGAGCAAGTGAGCATCAATCTGAAAACTCACATAAGAACTCACTTCCCAGACGGTCAGTATACCTGCCTACAATGCAATACCAGGTTTAAACTATTCTCATCCCTGAAGACGCATTTAGTAAGAAAATGTTACGACTATGCTCAGCACCCGGTAGATCTTAGGCCGGGCCATGATCTTTATAAATGTGACCGTTGCGAGAAGGCCTTCAGGTACAACCAGTCACTGGAAGCCCACAAACGGACCCACAACGAACTCTACTGCAGCGTGTGCAGGAAAGTCTTAAAAGATGCAACTACATTAGAAAGGCATAAGGCCTCCCACACTGGGTTTCAGTGTACTCGATGTGAAGAGTCCTTCACTCTTTTTAAGCCCTTGCGCAGACATTATCAACATTTCCACAAAATTAGCAAACCCTTTAAATGTAATAACTGCCCCAAAACATTCTCCAGGCTTGAGTATTTAATCAGACACGAATGGAGGGACACTGGTCATCTGCCATTCCAGTGCAATGTTTGTGCTTTAAGATTTAGAGGTGACTACGATCTTATGTCGCATCAAAGGGTTCACACAAAGGAAAAACCCTATCTCTGTGGAGAGTGTGGGAAAACCTTCTCCCAGAAGCCCAATCTGCTGCGGCACCAGCGTTTCCTCCACAGTGAGTCAAAAAACGAAAAGAAATACTTCTGCACTGAGTGTGAGACATCCTTTAAAGAGAAAGGAGCTCTGATACAGCACCAGAGGCGGAAACACCTCAAGGAACTGATACGCCACCTGTGCCCGGACTGCGGGAAGACGCTCTCAGCATCAAACATCGCAAGACATAGGTTGATCCACACAGGAGAGAGACCTTTAAAATGCACAGCTCTTGATTGTAACAAGTCTTTCTTGTCAGCTACTGAGAGGAAGAAGCACATTCTCATGCACCACTCCACTGAACGACCGTTCAAATGTGATACATGCGGAAAGGGCTTTGTCACAATTGGGTTACTTAATGAGCATTCTAAGAATCATTCAGGCAAGAAGCTGTTTGTATGCGACATCTGCATCAAGGCTTTCCCAAAACGCTACAGCATGATTAGGCACAAGAAGCTTGTGCATACGTCTACAagttaa